A section of the Polynucleobacter sp. AP-Jannik-300A-C4 genome encodes:
- the glmS gene encoding glutamine--fructose-6-phosphate transaminase (isomerizing): MCGIVGAVSRKNIVEVLIEGLRRLEYRGYDSCGFAVINSNDAKHPIERARTTARVSELAEQGKDFHGTLGIAHTRWATHGKPDTQNAHPHISGGLIAVVHNGIIENYESLRTELKSVGYVFTSETDTEVIAHLIHQAYVASKQADLVASVRSVLPRLHGAYAIGVIAQDRPDILVGARVGSPLVVALGENENFLASDALALAGRAHSMMYLEEGDVAVLGAESVEIIDQLGKTTQREQKPMPAQADSVDLGPYQHYMQKEIFEQPRAIGDTLANIASFGPELFSADPKQWKNFDQILILACGTSYYSACVAKYWLEDLAGIPTQVEIASEYRYRTTVPNPNALIVVVSQSGETADTLAALRHAQALGHQYTLAICNVASSAMVRETNWNFLTKAGTEIGVASTKAFTTQLLALYLLAVSLAKRAGKLSPEREKELLRDLRHLPKALHAVLALEPQIMAWSSAFAKCENALFLGRGMHYPIALEGALKLKEISYIHAEAYPAGELKHGPLALVTEKMPVVTVAPKDDLLEKLKSNMQEVKARGGKLYVFADQDTDITSSEGINVIRLPEHYGNLSPILHVVPLQLLAYHTACSLGTDVDKPRNLAKSVTVE; the protein is encoded by the coding sequence TGTTGGCGCGGTATCGCGTAAAAATATTGTCGAAGTTTTAATTGAAGGTTTGCGTCGTCTTGAATACCGCGGTTACGATTCTTGTGGTTTTGCAGTAATTAATAGCAATGATGCTAAACACCCCATTGAGCGTGCTCGCACTACTGCTCGTGTTTCTGAGCTAGCAGAGCAGGGCAAGGATTTTCATGGCACCCTAGGTATTGCCCATACTCGCTGGGCAACCCACGGTAAACCTGACACACAAAATGCACATCCCCATATTTCTGGTGGATTAATTGCTGTTGTTCATAACGGTATTATTGAAAACTACGAATCACTACGTACTGAATTGAAGTCTGTGGGCTATGTATTTACTTCGGAAACAGATACTGAAGTGATTGCGCATTTAATTCATCAAGCTTATGTAGCAAGTAAGCAGGCAGATCTGGTTGCTTCGGTGCGCTCTGTATTACCGCGGCTACACGGTGCTTATGCAATTGGTGTGATCGCGCAAGATCGTCCAGATATTTTGGTGGGTGCACGTGTGGGCTCTCCATTGGTGGTTGCACTCGGCGAGAATGAAAACTTCCTTGCTTCTGATGCCTTGGCTTTAGCAGGTCGCGCACATTCAATGATGTATTTAGAAGAGGGTGATGTTGCTGTTCTTGGGGCAGAGAGTGTTGAGATCATTGATCAATTGGGTAAGACTACACAGCGTGAGCAAAAGCCAATGCCAGCTCAAGCTGACTCTGTGGATCTGGGGCCTTATCAGCATTACATGCAAAAAGAGATTTTTGAGCAACCAAGAGCAATTGGTGACACGTTAGCCAACATCGCTAGTTTTGGTCCAGAGCTCTTTAGTGCAGATCCCAAGCAATGGAAAAACTTTGATCAAATTTTGATCTTGGCTTGCGGCACTAGTTACTACTCTGCTTGTGTTGCTAAATACTGGTTAGAAGATTTGGCTGGCATTCCGACGCAAGTTGAGATTGCTAGTGAATATCGCTATCGCACAACCGTTCCTAATCCGAATGCATTAATTGTGGTGGTCTCTCAGTCTGGTGAGACTGCAGATACCTTAGCAGCTTTGCGTCATGCTCAAGCTTTAGGACATCAATACACCTTGGCGATTTGCAACGTTGCAAGTAGCGCTATGGTTCGTGAAACGAATTGGAATTTCTTGACCAAGGCTGGCACTGAGATTGGCGTTGCTTCTACAAAAGCATTTACCACTCAGCTGCTTGCACTTTATCTGTTGGCCGTTTCATTGGCTAAGCGTGCTGGCAAACTTAGTCCTGAGCGAGAAAAAGAGCTCTTGCGTGACTTACGTCATTTGCCAAAAGCATTGCATGCAGTTTTAGCACTTGAGCCACAAATCATGGCTTGGAGTTCTGCGTTTGCTAAATGTGAAAACGCATTATTTCTCGGGCGCGGCATGCATTATCCGATTGCCCTTGAAGGTGCGCTCAAGTTAAAAGAGATTTCTTATATTCATGCTGAGGCCTATCCAGCTGGTGAGTTAAAGCATGGCCCGCTGGCCTTGGTAACTGAAAAGATGCCAGTGGTTACAGTGGCTCCAAAGGATGACTTATTGGAAAAGCTCAAATCCAATATGCAAGAAGTCAAAGCCCGTGGTGGAAAGCTTTATGTCTTTGCTGACCAAGATACTGATATCACCAGTAGCGAGGGTATCAACGTGATTCGTTTGCCCGAGCATTACGGCAATTTATCTCCAATCTTGCATGTAGTCCCGCTTCAACTCTTGGCGTATCACACTGCTTGTTCCCTTGGCACTGATGTCGATAAGCCCCGCAATCTCGCAAAGAGCGTTACGGTCGAGTAG
- a CDS encoding pirin family protein has product MKKLIGIQGNDRGHWVGDGFPVRTLFFYQDLGKQMSPFLMLDYAGPAEFPSTTERKGVGSHPHRGFETVTIVYEGEVAHKDSTGQGGVIGPGDVQWMTAGSGILHEEFHSESFARSGGTLEMVQLWVNLPAKLKMTKPAYQAIVDKQIPVLDLQNGAGQARIIAGKFDGHQGPAHTFTPMNVIDLKLKKGSISISVPESWNASLVVLKGAVEAGEGVVAEDAQMLMFSNQGQDIHVNVLEDSIALLLSGEPINEPIVGYGPFVMNTQEEIAQAMQDFNSGSFGRIA; this is encoded by the coding sequence ATGAAAAAACTGATTGGCATACAAGGCAATGATCGGGGTCACTGGGTAGGCGATGGTTTTCCTGTGCGCACCTTGTTTTTCTATCAAGACCTGGGCAAGCAAATGAGCCCATTCTTGATGCTGGACTATGCGGGCCCAGCTGAGTTCCCCTCCACAACTGAGCGCAAGGGTGTGGGCTCACACCCACATCGCGGCTTTGAAACGGTCACCATTGTTTATGAAGGTGAGGTGGCACATAAAGATTCAACGGGTCAAGGCGGTGTAATTGGCCCTGGTGATGTGCAGTGGATGACTGCTGGGTCTGGTATCTTGCATGAAGAGTTTCACTCAGAAAGTTTTGCTAGAAGCGGCGGCACTTTGGAAATGGTGCAGCTCTGGGTGAATTTGCCAGCAAAACTCAAAATGACTAAGCCAGCTTATCAAGCCATTGTGGATAAACAGATTCCTGTGCTTGATTTACAGAATGGTGCAGGGCAAGCGCGCATCATAGCTGGGAAGTTTGATGGTCACCAAGGCCCCGCTCACACCTTCACCCCAATGAATGTGATTGACTTGAAGCTGAAGAAAGGCTCAATAAGTATTTCTGTGCCAGAGTCTTGGAATGCATCGCTAGTTGTACTCAAGGGTGCAGTTGAGGCCGGTGAGGGTGTAGTTGCTGAAGATGCTCAGATGCTGATGTTTAGCAATCAGGGCCAAGATATTCATGTGAATGTGCTTGAGGACTCTATTGCTTTGCTGCTGAGTGGCGAGCCGATTAATGAACCTATCGTTGGATATGGCCCATTTGTTATGAATACCCAAGAGGAGATTGCCCAAGCAATGCAAGATTTCAACAGTGGAAGCTTTGGAAGAATTGCCTAA